A single genomic interval of Terriglobia bacterium harbors:
- a CDS encoding (Fe-S)-binding protein, giving the protein MRPTDSPLAFAIFVAMLLVSLGAFGYLMEARIAMLAAARPSHRFDRWGERIRGLVSFFLGQKRILARGYRGAGLMHALIFWGFLAVALNSVVFVGRGFSEGFHIVGLGPGSALGTAYAAFRDLFEVAVLGAVGVAAWRRVVTRPARLTLSWDAGVILSLIAVLMATDLGMAGIETAVTGTAAGYRSPAGVLLGPLFLGLVPAALGRMHSCAFWLHLSSLLFFLAYLPVSKHFHVVTSLASVLFRRLDTGSLPAMDLETAERFGVTTFTDLGWKDLLDVYSCTECGRCQDACPAYATGKPLNPKRINEDMRHELLPALPLLLGRREAGEGWEPPVLPGATIHEDVLWACTTCRACEQACPLFIEFVDRIVGMRRKLVLEDGAFPAELTPAFKNLEKAGNPWGIDPSTRADWAEGLDVPRMSDGPEDVEFLFWVGCAGAFDDRNKKIARATAELLSAAGVRFAILGVEETCTGDPARRAGNEYLFQMLASRNVETLNGYGVRKIVTACPHCFNTLRNEYPQLGGHYEVTHHSELLARLAEEGRIPLKPTRTALPTATFHDSCYLGRHNEVYDAPRRALGAIPGLEVVEMPRSRENGFCCGAGGARMFMEERIGTKVNVNRTEEAAATGAGVVAVACPFCMTMMSDGVAETGRQESIKVLDVAQVLRSQMVEPSGKGDRADGPGTR; this is encoded by the coding sequence GTGAGGCCGACCGACTCGCCCCTGGCGTTCGCCATCTTCGTCGCGATGCTCCTCGTCTCCCTGGGAGCCTTCGGCTACCTGATGGAGGCGAGGATCGCGATGCTCGCCGCGGCACGCCCCTCCCACCGCTTCGACCGGTGGGGGGAGCGGATCCGAGGCCTCGTGTCGTTCTTCCTCGGCCAGAAGAGGATCCTGGCGCGCGGGTACCGCGGCGCCGGCCTGATGCACGCCCTGATCTTCTGGGGCTTCCTCGCGGTCGCGCTGAACTCGGTCGTGTTCGTGGGTCGCGGGTTCAGCGAGGGATTCCACATCGTCGGCCTCGGTCCCGGGTCCGCGCTCGGCACCGCGTACGCCGCGTTCCGCGACCTGTTCGAGGTCGCCGTCCTCGGCGCCGTGGGGGTCGCCGCGTGGCGCCGCGTCGTGACGCGCCCGGCCCGGCTCACCCTGTCGTGGGACGCCGGCGTCATCCTCTCGCTGATCGCGGTGCTCATGGCGACCGATCTCGGGATGGCCGGGATCGAGACTGCGGTCACCGGCACCGCGGCGGGTTACCGCTCGCCGGCCGGCGTGCTGCTCGGGCCCCTGTTCCTAGGGCTCGTCCCCGCCGCCCTGGGGAGGATGCACAGCTGCGCGTTCTGGCTCCACCTGTCGTCGCTCCTGTTCTTCCTGGCCTATCTGCCGGTCTCGAAGCACTTCCACGTGGTGACCTCGTTGGCCTCCGTCCTGTTTCGCCGGCTCGATACCGGCTCGCTCCCGGCGATGGACCTCGAGACGGCGGAGCGGTTCGGGGTCACGACGTTCACGGACCTCGGGTGGAAGGACCTCCTCGACGTCTACTCCTGCACCGAGTGCGGGCGCTGCCAGGATGCCTGCCCCGCGTACGCCACCGGGAAGCCGCTCAATCCCAAGCGGATCAACGAGGACATGAGGCACGAGCTGTTGCCGGCGCTCCCCTTGCTGCTCGGGCGACGCGAGGCCGGGGAGGGCTGGGAGCCGCCGGTGCTGCCCGGGGCCACGATCCACGAGGACGTCCTCTGGGCGTGCACGACCTGCCGGGCCTGCGAGCAGGCCTGCCCGCTGTTCATCGAGTTCGTCGACCGGATCGTCGGAATGCGCCGCAAGCTCGTCCTGGAGGACGGGGCGTTTCCGGCGGAGCTGACCCCGGCGTTCAAGAACCTCGAGAAGGCCGGCAACCCGTGGGGGATCGACCCTTCGACGCGCGCGGACTGGGCGGAAGGCCTCGACGTCCCGCGGATGTCCGACGGACCGGAGGACGTGGAGTTCCTCTTCTGGGTCGGCTGCGCCGGCGCGTTCGACGACCGGAACAAGAAGATCGCGCGCGCCACCGCCGAGCTCCTGAGCGCCGCGGGGGTCCGCTTCGCGATCCTGGGGGTCGAGGAGACCTGCACCGGCGATCCCGCGCGCCGCGCGGGGAACGAGTACCTGTTCCAGATGCTGGCGTCCCGCAACGTCGAGACGCTGAACGGTTACGGCGTGAGGAAGATCGTCACCGCGTGCCCGCACTGCTTCAATACACTGCGAAACGAGTACCCGCAGCTCGGCGGGCACTACGAGGTGACCCACCACAGCGAGCTGCTCGCCCGCCTCGCGGAGGAGGGGCGGATCCCCCTGAAACCGACCCGCACCGCCCTGCCGACCGCGACCTTCCACGACTCCTGCTACCTGGGCCGCCACAACGAAGTCTACGACGCGCCGCGGCGGGCGCTCGGGGCGATTCCCGGGCTCGAGGTCGTCGAGATGCCGCGGAGCCGCGAGAACGGGTTCTGCTGCGGCGCGGGGGGCGCCCGGATGTTCATGGAAGAGCGGATCGGGACGAAGGTGAACGTGAATCGGACCGAGGAGGCGGCTGCGACCGGCGCGGGCGTCGTCGCCGTCGCCTGCCCCTTCTGCATGACCATGATGTCCGACGGCGTGGCGGAGACCGGACGACAGGAGAGCATCAAGGTGCTCGACGTCGCGCAGGTGCTGAGGTCGCAGATGGTCGAGCCGTCCGGGAAGGGCGATCGGGCGGACGGCCCCGGGACGAGGTAG
- a CDS encoding NADH-quinone oxidoreductase subunit I, translating to MKVKRPRKLSIWDHLVLPSIVSGMAVTFRHIFRRKDTIQYPERKHEFGPAYRGVPALVKDQDGREKCVACYMCQWVCPPLAISIEAAEYPKDHPLHQIEKFPAKFEINMLRCIYCGLCEEVCPEEAIFMSKTYVIVGHSRELMIFDKEALYEIGGTRRDGILKWADAHKGPSARSGLAGDEIAKAG from the coding sequence ATGAAGGTGAAGCGTCCGCGGAAGCTCTCGATCTGGGACCACCTGGTCCTGCCGAGCATCGTCTCGGGGATGGCGGTGACCTTCCGGCACATCTTCCGGAGGAAGGACACCATCCAGTACCCGGAGAGGAAGCACGAGTTCGGGCCCGCCTATCGCGGCGTCCCCGCCCTCGTCAAGGACCAGGACGGGCGCGAGAAGTGCGTCGCGTGCTACATGTGCCAGTGGGTCTGCCCGCCGCTCGCGATCTCGATCGAGGCCGCCGAGTACCCCAAGGACCATCCCCTCCACCAGATCGAGAAGTTCCCCGCGAAGTTCGAGATCAACATGCTCCGCTGCATCTACTGCGGGCTGTGCGAGGAGGTCTGCCCGGAGGAGGCGATCTTCATGTCGAAGACCTACGTGATCGTTGGGCACTCCCGGGAGCTGATGATCTTCGACAAGGAGGCGCTCTACGAGATCGGCGGCACGCGCCGGGACGGCATCCTGAAATGGGCGGACGCCCACAAGGGGCCTTCCGCGCGCTCCGGCCTCGCCGGCGACGAGATCGCCAAGGCGGGCTAG
- the ccsA gene encoding cytochrome c biogenesis protein CcsA: MRKWLPLVAAGLAALWLLSGLLPPGEPDVAYAEFGRLPLLFNGRCQPMDSVARNALLTLRGKQAANLEPWKGGMEHPRIVSGIEWLTTLMMSPEVADAWPVFRVDHPELVSLLKLPGKDRDARSDGMHFSWNQIRPSLPALDREAARANAVSDALRTRFDRAVLGLEERAALYNRLKNTLKPQDALDWPRELDDFGRAIGPGMAAMGASHSGDTPDPAARERLLVFLQRYEAMAADEPPRVVPPRDPEGSREAWTSVGEALVDAPRDGGIPDPVRRYAAIVAAFRSGKADAFNRAVLAYRSSLAPGFLKELTKARREAFFNRLQPFYSAMVLYVIAFLLACLSWVNASHVLRRSAASLAVLAFVVHTAGLLFRMWLEGRPPVTNLYSSAVFIGWGAVVLGLVLERFYRDGIGTSVASSVGFVTLIIAHHLSMSGDTMEMMRAVLDTNLWLATHVVAVTTGYASTFVAGFLAVIYVVRGAFTRTLRQETGASLARMVYGIVCFATLFSFVGTVLGGIWADQSWGRFWGWDPKENGALIIVLWNVLILHARWGGMVRERGLMNLAIFGNIVTSWSWFGTNMLGIGLHSYGFMDSAFKWLLAFVASQLALIAIGLLPERSWLSLRRRSPRSDGDRKDAREPGDRGASELAST, from the coding sequence ATGAGGAAGTGGCTTCCGCTCGTGGCGGCGGGCCTCGCCGCGCTGTGGCTCCTGTCCGGGCTTCTCCCGCCGGGGGAGCCCGACGTCGCCTACGCCGAGTTCGGCCGGCTCCCGCTCCTCTTCAACGGGCGCTGCCAGCCGATGGACTCCGTCGCGCGCAACGCGCTCCTCACCCTCCGCGGGAAGCAGGCGGCCAACCTCGAGCCGTGGAAGGGCGGGATGGAGCACCCGCGGATCGTCTCCGGCATCGAGTGGCTCACGACCCTGATGATGTCGCCGGAGGTGGCCGACGCTTGGCCGGTGTTCCGCGTGGACCATCCGGAGCTCGTCTCGCTCCTGAAGCTGCCCGGGAAGGACCGGGACGCCCGATCGGACGGAATGCACTTCTCCTGGAACCAGATCCGGCCGTCCCTTCCGGCCCTGGACCGGGAGGCCGCGCGCGCGAACGCCGTCTCCGACGCGCTCCGAACCCGCTTCGACCGGGCGGTCCTGGGGCTCGAGGAGCGTGCGGCGCTCTACAACCGCCTCAAGAACACGCTGAAGCCGCAGGACGCCCTGGATTGGCCGCGGGAGCTGGACGATTTCGGGAGGGCCATCGGGCCGGGCATGGCCGCCATGGGCGCGTCGCACTCGGGCGACACCCCCGACCCGGCCGCGCGGGAGCGGCTTCTGGTCTTCCTCCAGCGCTACGAGGCGATGGCCGCGGACGAGCCGCCCCGGGTGGTGCCCCCCCGCGACCCCGAGGGGTCCCGCGAAGCGTGGACGAGCGTGGGCGAGGCGCTCGTCGACGCGCCGCGCGACGGCGGGATCCCGGACCCCGTGCGCCGCTACGCCGCCATCGTCGCCGCGTTCAGGAGCGGCAAGGCCGACGCCTTCAACCGGGCGGTCCTCGCCTACCGGTCGTCGCTCGCGCCGGGGTTCCTCAAGGAGCTGACCAAGGCTCGGAGGGAGGCCTTCTTCAACCGCCTGCAGCCGTTCTACTCGGCGATGGTCCTCTACGTGATCGCGTTCCTCCTGGCCTGCCTCTCGTGGGTGAACGCGTCTCACGTCCTCAGAAGGTCGGCGGCCTCGCTCGCGGTCCTCGCGTTCGTCGTGCACACGGCCGGCCTCCTGTTCCGCATGTGGCTCGAAGGCCGCCCGCCGGTCACCAACCTCTACTCGTCCGCCGTGTTCATCGGCTGGGGCGCGGTCGTGCTGGGCCTGGTGCTCGAGCGCTTCTACCGCGACGGCATCGGGACCTCGGTCGCGTCGTCGGTCGGGTTCGTCACGCTGATCATCGCGCACCACCTCTCGATGAGCGGCGACACGATGGAGATGATGCGCGCCGTGCTCGACACGAACCTCTGGCTCGCGACGCACGTCGTCGCCGTGACCACGGGGTACGCGAGCACGTTCGTCGCCGGCTTCCTCGCGGTGATCTACGTCGTGCGCGGCGCGTTCACAAGGACGCTCCGGCAGGAGACCGGGGCCTCGCTCGCCCGCATGGTGTACGGCATCGTGTGCTTCGCGACCCTGTTCAGCTTCGTCGGCACGGTGCTCGGAGGCATCTGGGCCGACCAATCGTGGGGCCGGTTCTGGGGGTGGGACCCGAAGGAGAACGGCGCCCTCATCATCGTGCTGTGGAACGTGCTCATCCTGCACGCGCGGTGGGGAGGGATGGTGCGGGAGCGCGGCCTCATGAACCTGGCGATCTTCGGCAACATCGTCACGAGCTGGTCGTGGTTCGGCACGAACATGCTGGGCATCGGGCTGCACAGCTACGGCTTCATGGACTCCGCCTTCAAGTGGCTCCTGGCGTTCGTCGCCAGCCAGCTCGCGCTGATCGCCATCGGCCTGCTGCCGGAGAGGTCCTGGCTCAGCCTTCGCCGTCGCTCCCCTCGGTCGGACGGCGACCGGAAGGACGCGAGGGAGCCGGGAGACCGGGGCGCGTCCGAGCTCGCCTCGACCTAG
- a CDS encoding cytochrome c biogenesis protein ResB, whose protein sequence is MAVRIWRILASLRLTVVLLAFGILLVFVGTVAQVDEGLYQAQTRYFKHWIVWGIGLNGRTVPIPLPGGYLLGTLLLANLVAAHATRFVWTWRKIGIHMAHAGIILLLVGQLATDLLSRETEMRFAEGETLDYSESARSFELAFGADVNARTREVVAIPARLLERGGEVRDDNLPCTVRVTSYWRNSEPSFRAPMQQNGPPLATHGIARYFDFRLLQESRNPDQRNVPTAVVEILGNGRSLGTWVASAWSADESLLAAVRESYTRQVGAQMAGQIADRLVEPQTVEIGGKAWALALRPARHYHPFSITLMKTTHSVYPGTDIPKDFRSRVRIVNPGTRENREVEIFMNSPLRYGGLTFYQYQMGRDELDASRGTSTLQVVRNPSWLAPYAACGLVGAGLLVQFLLHLHGFVTRRRAA, encoded by the coding sequence ATGGCCGTCCGTATCTGGCGCATCCTCGCGTCGCTCCGCCTTACCGTCGTCCTGCTGGCGTTCGGAATCCTCCTGGTGTTCGTCGGGACCGTCGCGCAGGTGGATGAGGGCTTGTACCAGGCGCAGACGCGCTACTTCAAGCACTGGATCGTCTGGGGCATCGGTCTCAACGGCCGCACGGTTCCGATCCCGCTTCCCGGCGGCTATCTCCTGGGCACCCTGCTGCTCGCCAACCTCGTCGCGGCCCACGCCACGAGGTTCGTGTGGACCTGGCGCAAGATCGGCATCCACATGGCCCACGCCGGGATCATCCTGCTGCTCGTCGGCCAGCTGGCCACGGACCTGCTCTCGCGGGAGACCGAGATGCGCTTCGCCGAAGGGGAAACCCTGGACTACTCGGAGAGCGCGAGGAGCTTCGAGCTGGCTTTCGGCGCCGACGTGAACGCCCGCACGCGGGAGGTCGTCGCGATCCCAGCGCGACTGCTCGAGCGCGGCGGCGAGGTGCGGGACGACAACCTTCCCTGCACGGTTCGGGTGACGAGCTACTGGCGGAACTCCGAGCCGTCGTTCCGGGCGCCGATGCAGCAGAACGGACCGCCGCTCGCGACCCACGGGATCGCGCGTTACTTCGATTTCCGGCTGCTCCAGGAGTCGCGGAACCCGGACCAGCGCAACGTCCCCACGGCGGTCGTCGAGATCCTCGGGAACGGGCGATCGCTGGGCACGTGGGTCGCCTCCGCGTGGTCCGCCGACGAGTCGCTGCTGGCCGCCGTTAGGGAGTCCTACACGCGCCAGGTCGGCGCCCAGATGGCGGGGCAGATCGCCGACCGCCTCGTCGAGCCGCAGACCGTCGAGATCGGCGGAAAGGCCTGGGCCCTCGCCCTCCGCCCCGCTCGGCATTACCATCCGTTCTCGATCACGCTGATGAAGACGACCCACTCGGTGTATCCCGGGACGGACATCCCCAAGGACTTCCGCAGCCGCGTTCGCATCGTGAACCCCGGGACCCGCGAGAACCGCGAGGTGGAGATCTTCATGAACAGCCCGCTGCGGTACGGCGGGCTGACCTTCTACCAGTACCAGATGGGCCGCGACGAGCTGGACGCGAGCCGGGGCACGAGCACGCTGCAGGTGGTCCGCAATCCGTCGTGGCTCGCGCCCTACGCGGCCTGCGGACTCGTCGGCGCCGGACTGCTCGTCCAGTTCCTGCTCCACCTCCATGGCTTCGTGACGCGGAGGAGGGCCGCATGA
- a CDS encoding RNA polymerase sigma factor, protein MVPTSGDGALNFEELVTVYYRPLYQFAYSLSHDEAEASDLTQQTFYIWARKGRALRDPSKVKTWLFTTLHREFLRIRRHASRFPHRTIDEAAEDLPSLSPTAVERLDAGTVLEALATLEEIYRAPLALFYLREHSYVEIAEILALPIGTVQSRISRGKAQLRERLARGDSNSKEARKVQGG, encoded by the coding sequence ATGGTTCCTACCAGCGGCGACGGAGCCCTGAATTTCGAGGAGCTGGTGACCGTGTACTATCGACCACTTTACCAGTTCGCCTACAGCCTCTCGCACGACGAGGCGGAAGCGAGCGACCTGACCCAGCAGACGTTCTACATCTGGGCCAGGAAGGGGCGCGCGCTGCGCGACCCGTCCAAGGTGAAGACCTGGCTGTTCACCACCTTGCATCGGGAGTTCCTGAGGATCCGTCGGCACGCGAGCCGGTTCCCGCACCGGACGATCGACGAGGCGGCCGAGGATCTGCCGAGCCTCTCCCCGACCGCCGTGGAGCGGCTCGACGCCGGCACGGTCCTGGAAGCGCTCGCGACCCTCGAGGAGATCTACCGGGCACCCCTCGCGCTGTTCTATCTCCGCGAGCACTCCTACGTCGAGATCGCCGAGATCCTGGCCCTCCCCATCGGCACCGTTCAATCCCGGATCTCCCGCGGCAAGGCCCAGCTCCGCGAGCGCCTGGCGCGAGGCGATTCGAATTCCAAGGAAGCCCGGAAGGTGCAAGGTGGATAG
- a CDS encoding cytochrome c has translation MRRASIAAVSLLAALALAEGVALGWIAVRSRWRAEASAAAVPRGRAVAERMGCFACHGDGGARPIPNLGSKSGEVPGWTGGTWMMWNRSEDDVKGWILDGHPPGRAPDSGALIAMPPYRGRLTGEETDALVAFVLAVSLFGSPIEPAAAEGRDVALRLGCFGCHGPEGRGVVSNPGSLKGYVPGWEGGDYRELVASDDEFRQWVMNGISDRMAANPVARRILATQTVRMPAFRGRATPVDVESLQAFVRWVREHPRGVSAGKP, from the coding sequence TTGCGCCGAGCATCGATCGCCGCGGTATCGCTCCTCGCCGCTCTGGCGCTGGCCGAGGGCGTCGCCCTCGGCTGGATCGCCGTGCGGTCGCGGTGGCGCGCTGAGGCGTCGGCCGCCGCGGTTCCGCGCGGCCGGGCGGTGGCGGAGCGGATGGGGTGCTTCGCGTGCCACGGGGACGGCGGCGCGCGGCCGATCCCGAACCTCGGCTCCAAGAGCGGGGAGGTCCCGGGATGGACGGGAGGGACTTGGATGATGTGGAACCGGAGCGAGGACGACGTGAAGGGGTGGATCCTCGACGGGCATCCGCCGGGACGCGCGCCGGACTCGGGCGCGCTGATCGCCATGCCGCCCTATCGAGGGCGGTTGACCGGCGAGGAGACCGACGCCCTCGTCGCGTTCGTGCTCGCGGTCTCGCTCTTCGGGTCGCCGATCGAGCCCGCGGCCGCCGAGGGCCGCGACGTCGCGCTTCGGCTCGGCTGCTTCGGCTGCCATGGGCCCGAGGGGCGGGGAGTCGTCTCGAACCCCGGCTCCCTCAAGGGGTACGTGCCGGGGTGGGAGGGCGGCGACTACCGGGAGCTGGTGGCGAGCGACGACGAGTTCCGGCAGTGGGTGATGAACGGCATCAGCGACCGGATGGCCGCGAACCCGGTCGCGCGGAGGATCCTCGCCACTCAGACCGTTAGGATGCCCGCGTTCCGGGGCCGCGCGACCCCTGTCGACGTCGAGTCGCTACAGGCGTTCGTCCGTTGGGTTCGGGAACATCCGCGGGGCGTTTCGGCCGGCAAACCTTGA
- a CDS encoding L,D-transpeptidase translates to MRHQEIDFPGGSLSQDAGAAVVVRTTSRMLAIVGLLALVGLIVAAFAAAHGTGYTYGAVPRDAAASPAGEPPPSDSKAQKRLQAKLESQHRQLETALQSKVPKGIYVVVDQTQNRIYLKKDEETLLNAACSAGSGLILKEGDWGKGRKWVFDTPRGLFKVKSRQENPVWKKPDWAFVEEGKPIPKSNDDRMDYGTLGEYSFQLGDGYMIHGTLYERLLGRSVTHGCIRVGRDDLRKLWKAVQVGTPVYIY, encoded by the coding sequence ATGAGGCACCAGGAGATCGACTTCCCGGGCGGATCGCTCTCGCAAGACGCGGGGGCGGCGGTGGTCGTGCGGACGACCTCGCGGATGCTCGCGATCGTCGGCCTCCTGGCGCTCGTCGGTCTGATCGTGGCGGCGTTCGCAGCCGCCCACGGCACCGGATACACGTACGGAGCGGTCCCCCGCGACGCCGCGGCCTCCCCCGCGGGGGAACCGCCGCCCTCGGACTCGAAGGCGCAAAAGCGGCTCCAGGCGAAACTCGAGTCGCAGCACCGCCAGCTCGAGACCGCGCTCCAGTCCAAGGTCCCGAAGGGGATCTACGTCGTCGTGGACCAGACGCAGAATCGCATCTACCTGAAGAAGGACGAGGAAACGCTCCTCAACGCAGCGTGCTCCGCGGGCTCCGGGCTGATCCTCAAGGAGGGGGACTGGGGCAAGGGGCGGAAGTGGGTGTTCGACACGCCTCGCGGCCTCTTCAAGGTGAAGTCGCGGCAGGAGAACCCGGTCTGGAAGAAGCCCGACTGGGCGTTCGTCGAGGAGGGGAAGCCGATTCCCAAGAGCAACGACGACCGGATGGACTATGGAACTCTCGGCGAGTATTCGTTCCAGCTGGGCGACGGTTACATGATCCACGGCACGCTCTACGAACGCCTCCTCGGGCGAAGCGTCACCCACGGCTGCATCCGCGTCGGGCGCGACGACCTCCGGAAGCTCTGGAAAGCGGTCCAGGTCGGTACGCCCGTCTACATCTACTGA
- a CDS encoding L,D-transpeptidase, which yields MRRSWVLAGLALVSLGFCAAASYPVLSGRTEPPRFTLDSAGRALAEARRARADRWARDAMFAAESAMRVALTEQRRQEVRFFLLRDFSTARASLSVAEDKARKASAEAVLRRDDSRAAADAAMTRAGEELGRAEDCADAMHLGVFGRALLQKAKIAYTESKILYGAGEYPTAADRAETARTHALRVGDEAASAAARFTDARMVATWKHMADDTVAWSRETGSPAVVVYKENHRLTVFQGGRPVRSYAVELGYNSTRDKIHSGDAATPEGRYRITAKKGQGNSTYYKALLLNYPNEEDRAQFERARRGGQLPRWARMGGLIEIHGDGGRGKDWTKGCLALANPDIDDLFKRVGVGTPVTIVGGDGNGGAYTELVRRHRAPLNGTVSQ from the coding sequence TTGCGGAGAAGTTGGGTTCTCGCGGGGCTCGCCCTCGTGTCGCTCGGCTTCTGCGCCGCCGCGTCGTATCCGGTGCTGAGCGGCCGCACCGAGCCTCCCCGATTCACGCTGGATTCCGCCGGGAGGGCTCTGGCCGAGGCCCGCAGAGCCCGCGCCGACCGGTGGGCGCGCGACGCCATGTTCGCGGCGGAATCCGCGATGCGGGTGGCGCTCACGGAGCAACGCCGGCAGGAAGTGCGCTTCTTCCTGCTTCGGGATTTCTCCACGGCCCGCGCGAGCCTGTCGGTCGCGGAGGACAAGGCGAGAAAGGCCTCCGCGGAGGCAGTCCTGAGGCGCGACGACTCCCGCGCCGCGGCGGACGCCGCCATGACCCGGGCCGGCGAGGAGCTCGGCCGCGCCGAGGATTGCGCCGACGCGATGCACCTCGGGGTCTTCGGACGCGCCCTCCTCCAGAAGGCGAAGATCGCCTACACCGAATCGAAGATCCTCTACGGCGCCGGCGAGTACCCCACGGCCGCCGACCGCGCCGAGACCGCGCGCACGCACGCGCTCAGGGTCGGCGACGAGGCCGCCAGCGCCGCCGCTCGCTTCACCGACGCGAGGATGGTCGCGACGTGGAAGCACATGGCCGACGACACCGTCGCCTGGTCCCGCGAGACCGGATCCCCGGCCGTGGTGGTCTATAAGGAGAACCACCGGCTGACCGTCTTCCAAGGGGGCCGGCCGGTCCGGTCGTACGCGGTGGAGCTGGGATACAATTCCACCCGGGACAAGATCCACTCAGGAGACGCCGCGACACCCGAGGGACGGTACCGGATCACCGCGAAGAAGGGACAGGGGAACTCGACGTATTACAAGGCGCTCCTCCTCAACTATCCGAACGAGGAGGACCGGGCGCAGTTCGAGCGCGCCCGGCGCGGCGGCCAGTTGCCGCGATGGGCGCGGATGGGCGGCCTCATCGAGATCCACGGGGACGGCGGCCGCGGCAAGGACTGGACCAAGGGGTGTCTGGCCCTCGCCAACCCCGACATCGACGACCTGTTCAAGCGGGTGGGCGTCGGGACGCCGGTCACGATCGTCGGCGGCGACGGCAACGGCGGCGCGTACACGGAGCTCGTGCGCCGGCACCGCGCGCCGTTGAACGGGACGGTCAGCCAATGA
- a CDS encoding carboxypeptidase-like regulatory domain-containing protein produces the protein MRTIRIRLAATWMAAAGLVAAPAAAESSGHVVDPDGKPVVGARACLMLGVEGRVEGLCIGTDEHGYYRLPSAGSGTVRIVADGFLPSRVAEVNQESPIVLERAASILVRVVDAATGSPVPSSEVRLAFASGESKGPFPAKRAGVRIAKLPPGDVIPTASAKGYKDAKGISVTLVAGRESEVVLRLERE, from the coding sequence GTGAGGACAATCCGGATCCGCCTCGCCGCGACCTGGATGGCGGCGGCGGGGCTCGTCGCGGCGCCGGCGGCCGCCGAGAGCAGCGGACACGTGGTCGATCCGGACGGCAAGCCCGTCGTCGGCGCGAGAGCCTGCCTGATGCTGGGTGTCGAGGGCAGGGTCGAAGGCCTGTGCATCGGTACCGACGAGCACGGCTACTATCGGCTTCCTTCGGCCGGATCGGGCACGGTCCGGATCGTCGCGGACGGGTTCCTCCCCTCGAGAGTGGCCGAAGTGAATCAAGAGTCGCCGATCGTGCTCGAGCGGGCGGCCTCGATCCTGGTCCGGGTCGTCGATGCTGCGACGGGGAGCCCGGTTCCCAGCTCCGAGGTCCGGCTCGCCTTCGCTTCCGGTGAGAGCAAGGGACCGTTCCCGGCGAAGCGCGCTGGCGTCCGCATCGCCAAGCTTCCGCCGGGGGACGTGATTCCGACGGCGAGCGCGAAAGGCTACAAAGACGCCAAGGGGATCTCCGTCACGCTGGTCGCGGGCCGGGAGAGCGAGGTCGTGCTCAGGCTCGAGCGCGAGTAG